A portion of the Bifidobacterium bifidum ATCC 29521 = JCM 1255 = DSM 20456 genome contains these proteins:
- the rlmN gene encoding 23S rRNA (adenine(2503)-C(2))-methyltransferase RlmN, which produces MTTGHAQDAEQPETGITPGDKGAFRDVLSKDHARRGKPPVHLVDMTPDERIARAKDLGLPKFRVKQLANHYFGRLETESEAFTDLPAATRGDIVEAFFPPLIDEVTHQVADQGTTIKTLWRLFDGSHIESVLMRYPDRTTLCISSQVGCGMGCPFCATGKLGLTRNMSAGEILEQVRVAARMMRDGEVTGGPGRLSNIVFMGMGEPMGNYRSVLSAVRQISAMPPEGFGISARNITVSTVGVVPGIRKLAAEGIPVRLAVSLHAPSDALRDELVPMNKRFNTTQVLDAAHDYFLSSKRRVSIEYALMRGINDQAEHARLLAKRLNHYGDDWAHVNPIPLNPIEGSRWTASKPEDEQQFLDILHCAGITATLRDTRGSDIDGACGQLAAKTKEAFAA; this is translated from the coding sequence ATGACGACCGGGCATGCGCAGGATGCGGAACAGCCGGAGACCGGAATCACCCCCGGCGACAAGGGGGCTTTCCGAGACGTGCTGTCCAAGGACCATGCCCGACGGGGCAAGCCGCCGGTGCATCTGGTGGACATGACGCCTGACGAGCGCATCGCCAGGGCGAAGGATCTGGGATTGCCGAAGTTCCGTGTCAAGCAGCTGGCGAACCATTACTTCGGCCGGCTGGAGACCGAGTCCGAGGCGTTCACCGACCTGCCTGCCGCCACACGTGGCGATATCGTCGAGGCGTTCTTCCCGCCTCTGATCGACGAGGTGACCCATCAGGTGGCCGATCAGGGCACCACCATCAAGACGCTGTGGCGCCTTTTCGATGGCTCTCACATCGAATCCGTACTCATGCGTTACCCGGACCGCACCACGTTATGCATCTCCAGCCAGGTCGGCTGCGGCATGGGCTGTCCGTTCTGCGCGACCGGCAAGCTTGGACTCACCCGCAACATGTCGGCCGGCGAGATCCTGGAACAGGTGCGCGTCGCCGCTCGTATGATGCGCGACGGCGAAGTGACCGGAGGCCCCGGCCGGCTCAGCAACATCGTGTTCATGGGCATGGGCGAGCCGATGGGCAACTACCGGTCCGTGCTGTCCGCCGTGCGCCAGATCAGCGCGATGCCTCCCGAAGGGTTCGGCATCTCCGCGCGTAACATCACCGTATCGACCGTCGGCGTCGTGCCCGGCATCAGGAAGCTCGCGGCCGAGGGCATCCCGGTGCGTCTGGCCGTGTCGCTGCACGCGCCCAGTGATGCGCTTCGCGACGAGCTCGTGCCGATGAACAAGCGTTTCAACACCACTCAGGTGCTCGACGCCGCCCACGATTACTTCCTGTCGTCCAAGCGCCGCGTCAGCATCGAATACGCGTTGATGCGCGGCATCAACGACCAGGCCGAGCACGCGCGACTGCTGGCCAAGCGGCTCAACCATTACGGCGACGATTGGGCGCATGTCAACCCAATCCCGCTCAACCCGATCGAGGGATCTCGCTGGACCGCATCCAAGCCCGAGGATGAGCAGCAGTTCCTCGATATCCTGCACTGTGCCGGAATCACGGCCACCCTGCGTGACACCCGAGGCTCCGATATCGACGGCGCCTGCGGCCAGCTCGCCGCCAAGACCAAAGAGGCCTTCGCGGCCTAA